A genome region from Prionailurus viverrinus isolate Anna chromosome A3, UM_Priviv_1.0, whole genome shotgun sequence includes the following:
- the KRTCAP3 gene encoding keratinocyte-associated protein 3: protein MRCCRLCRFDAARGPRRLMRVGLALILVGHVNLLLGAVLHGTVLRHVANPRGAVTPEYTTANVISVGSGLLSVSVGLVALLASRNLLRPRLHWALLALALVNLLLSAACSLGILLAVSLTVANGGRRLIADCHPGLLDPLLPMDKGSGRTDCPFDPTRIYDTALALWIPSLVMSAGEAALSGYCCVAALTLRGVGPCRKEGLQEQLEQLTELELPKCKRQENEQLLDQNQEIQASQKSWA, encoded by the exons ATGAGGTGCTGCCGCCTCTGCAGATTCG ACGCGGCCCGCGGCCCCCGGCGGCTAATGCGCGTGGGCCTGGCGCTGATCCTGGTGGGCCACGTGAACCTGCTCCTGGGGGCCGTGCTGCACGGCACCGTCCTGCGACACGTGGCCAATCCCCGCGGCGCCGTCACCCCGGAGTACACCACGGCCAATGTCATCTCCGTGGGCTCGGGGCTGCTG AGTGTTTCCGTGGGACTTGTGGCCCTCTTGGCATCCAGGAACCTTCTGCGCCCAAGACTG CACTGGGCTCTCCTGGCACTAGCTCTGGTGAACCTCCTCTTGTCTGCTGCCTGCTCCCTGGGCATCCTCCTTGCTGTGTCACTCACTGTGGCCAACGGTGGCCGCCGTCTTATTGCTGACTGCCATCCAGGGCTGCTGGATCCTTTGCTACCGATGGACAAGGGGTCTGGACGCACTGACTGCCCGTTTGACCCTACAAGAATCTAT GATACAGCCTTGGCTCTCTGGATCCCTTCTTTGGTCATGTCTGCAGGAGAGGCTGCTCTATCTGGTTACTGCTGTGTGGCTGCACTCACCTTACGTGGGGTTGGGCCCTGCAGGAAGGAAGGGCTTCAGGAGCAG CTGGAGCAACTGACAGAGCTTGAACTTCCTAAGTGTAAAAGACAGGAAAATGAACAGCTACTGGATCAAAATCAAGAAATCCAGGCATCACAGAAAAGCTGGGCTTAG